In a single window of the Phycisphaerales bacterium genome:
- a CDS encoding elongation factor G translates to MQAIAKIRNIGISAHIDSGKTTLSERILFYSGRIHRIGEVHARDGKGATMDHMELEKERGITITSAATSVGWLGHNINLIDTPGHVDFTVEVERSLRVLDGAILVLCGVGGVQSQSLTVDRQMKRYGVPRIAFINKLDRVGADPSRVIQEIENKLGLEAVPLQLPMGLENDFKGIIDLLTMEALYFDGDMGEKIRREPIPADFQEAAARARHGLLDTLSLYDDELMEMLLEEQAPTLERLHETIRRLTISRDIVPVMMGTAFRNKGVQPLLDAIVRYLPSPLDIMYYAKDNDNDSAEVAITADTEAPTVAMAFKLVEESFGQLIYTRVYQGRIAKGTSLRNTRTRRNFRVGRMVRMHSNDKEDVEVAGAGDIVALIGVDCASGDTFCDDRINYALENIHAPEPVISLAINTSKGADRDKLAKALQRFVREDPTFHVRTDQESGETIISGIGELQLEVYVERIRREYGVEVVTGAPRVNYREAPTAEAPFDYKHKKQTGGSGQYGHVVGRMVPLDESAESDYIFENKVSGGRIPTEYIPSCDKGFQAARMNGPLAGYEVVRVKLVLEDGTTHSVDSSDIAYQVAAREAFKQAYLKAKPAILEPIMKVEIECPTEQQGSVVGDITSRRGIIHNTESKIEVTVIQADVPLSNMFGYATELRSMTQGRGTFAMEFGYYRVAPRDVQEEVIAKAKAAAAAKR, encoded by the coding sequence ATTTCGGCCCATATCGACTCGGGCAAGACCACCCTATCCGAGCGCATCCTCTTTTACAGCGGCCGCATTCACCGCATCGGAGAGGTGCATGCGCGCGATGGCAAGGGTGCGACGATGGACCACATGGAGCTCGAGAAGGAGCGCGGCATCACGATCACGTCAGCGGCGACGAGCGTGGGCTGGCTGGGTCACAACATCAACCTGATCGACACGCCGGGGCACGTCGATTTCACGGTCGAGGTGGAGCGCTCGCTGCGCGTGCTGGACGGGGCTATTCTGGTCCTGTGCGGGGTGGGCGGGGTGCAGTCACAGTCACTAACGGTGGATCGGCAGATGAAGCGGTACGGCGTGCCGCGCATCGCGTTCATCAACAAGCTGGACCGCGTGGGGGCCGATCCGTCGCGCGTGATTCAAGAAATCGAGAACAAGCTGGGGCTGGAGGCGGTCCCGCTGCAGTTGCCGATGGGGCTGGAGAACGACTTCAAAGGCATCATCGATCTGCTGACCATGGAGGCGCTGTACTTCGACGGCGACATGGGTGAAAAGATCCGCCGTGAGCCGATCCCCGCGGACTTTCAGGAGGCCGCCGCGCGCGCCCGACACGGCCTGCTCGACACGCTCTCGCTGTACGATGATGAGCTGATGGAGATGCTGCTGGAGGAGCAGGCACCGACCCTGGAGCGGTTGCACGAAACGATCCGCCGGCTGACGATTTCGCGCGATATCGTCCCGGTGATGATGGGCACGGCTTTCCGCAACAAGGGCGTACAGCCCCTCTTGGACGCCATCGTCCGCTATCTGCCCTCCCCACTCGATATCATGTATTACGCCAAGGACAACGATAACGACAGCGCCGAAGTCGCCATCACGGCCGACACCGAGGCGCCGACCGTAGCAATGGCGTTCAAACTGGTCGAGGAGAGCTTCGGCCAGCTCATCTACACCCGGGTTTACCAGGGTCGGATCGCCAAGGGCACAAGTCTGCGCAATACCCGTACACGCCGCAATTTCCGCGTGGGGCGCATGGTGCGCATGCACTCCAACGACAAGGAAGACGTGGAAGTTGCCGGTGCCGGCGATATCGTCGCACTGATCGGTGTCGACTGCGCCTCGGGGGACACGTTCTGCGACGATCGTATCAATTACGCCCTGGAAAACATCCACGCGCCCGAGCCCGTGATCTCCCTCGCGATCAATACCTCGAAGGGCGCCGACCGCGACAAACTCGCGAAGGCCCTCCAGCGGTTCGTTCGTGAGGATCCCACCTTCCACGTGCGCACCGACCAGGAGTCCGGCGAGACGATCATCTCGGGCATCGGGGAGCTGCAACTCGAGGTCTATGTCGAACGCATCCGCCGCGAGTACGGCGTCGAGGTAGTCACGGGCGCGCCCCGTGTGAACTACCGCGAGGCCCCGACCGCCGAAGCCCCGTTCGACTACAAGCACAAGAAGCAGACCGGCGGCTCGGGCCAGTACGGCCATGTCGTCGGCCGCATGGTACCGCTCGACGAGAGCGCTGAAAGCGACTACATCTTCGAGAACAAGGTTTCGGGCGGCCGCATCCCGACTGAGTACATTCCGTCGTGCGATAAGGGGTTCCAGGCGGCACGTATGAACGGCCCGCTGGCGGGCTATGAAGTGGTCCGCGTGAAGCTGGTGTTGGAAGATGGCACGACGCACTCGGTGGACTCGTCCGACATCGCGTACCAGGTGGCCGCGCGTGAGGCCTTCAAGCAGGCGTACCTGAAGGCGAAGCCCGCGATTCTCGAACCGATCATGAAGGTCGAAATCGAGTGTCCGACGGAACAGCAGGGCAGCGTGGTGGGTGACATCACCTCGCGCCGGGGCATCATCCACAACACCGAGTCGAAGATCGAAGTCACCGTGATCCAGGCGGACGTACCACTCTCGAACATGTTTGGCTACGCAACCGAGCTGCGCTCCATGACGCAGGGCCGCGGGACGTTCGCGATGGAGTTCGGCTATTACCGCGTTGCGCCGCGCGACGTACAGGAAGAGGTCATCGCCAAGGCGAAGGCCGCCGCCGCCGCGAAGCGGTAG
- a CDS encoding GNAT family N-acetyltransferase: MAVTPQSSAGARSRLVPFEPGWAELIASWIHTTEEAYWLAPKTRPPLTATAILRWHRPDGAPFVLCATERLQPVAYGELNPLRMQGREYWLGHLIVDPELRGRRYGLALTRALLREAFEHRGARRVTLVVFPENTTAIRCYHAAGMRIDGYEWHDFPLFGRRECLIRFASTG; encoded by the coding sequence ATGGCAGTCACCCCCCAAAGCTCGGCCGGCGCGCGGTCCCGACTGGTTCCGTTTGAACCGGGTTGGGCGGAACTCATCGCCTCCTGGATTCATACAACGGAGGAGGCCTACTGGCTCGCACCGAAAACGCGCCCACCGCTTACCGCGACGGCCATCCTGCGCTGGCACCGACCAGACGGAGCGCCTTTCGTCCTTTGCGCCACGGAGCGACTTCAGCCCGTTGCTTATGGGGAATTGAATCCGCTACGGATGCAAGGACGTGAGTACTGGCTAGGGCATCTCATCGTGGATCCGGAACTCCGTGGGCGGCGCTACGGCCTGGCATTGACGCGGGCATTGCTGCGTGAGGCGTTCGAGCACCGCGGCGCGCGGCGCGTCACGCTGGTCGTGTTTCCGGAGAACACAACAGCCATCCGTTGCTATCACGCGGCGGGAATGCGAATCGATGGCTACGAGTGGCACGATTTTCCGCTCTTCGGGCGACGCGAGTGCCTGATCCGGTTCGCGAGTACCGGGTAA
- a CDS encoding methyltransferase: METIAGYPVRRVAVPVGGRTYVLLMPADEEALLEDPRVAERFAADEYMPYWATLWPAALVLADAVAEWHGAALAGGEVLELGSGLGLVGLVAAARGARVLVSDYDADALEFVRASARANGLPEPATRLVDWRQRYADLKPSRIVAADVLYERRNLAPVATFVAAHLADDGEAWISDAHRSVADGFAVLAESAGLHVEVRLGDRDEQRAGIPVRGRIFVLRRA; this comes from the coding sequence TTGGAAACGATCGCGGGTTATCCTGTGCGGCGGGTCGCGGTGCCGGTCGGCGGACGCACGTACGTGCTGCTGATGCCGGCGGACGAGGAGGCCCTGCTCGAAGATCCGCGCGTGGCGGAGCGCTTCGCGGCTGACGAGTACATGCCCTACTGGGCGACGCTCTGGCCGGCAGCGCTGGTGCTGGCCGACGCGGTAGCGGAGTGGCACGGTGCGGCGCTGGCGGGTGGTGAGGTGCTGGAACTGGGCAGCGGCCTGGGACTGGTCGGGCTAGTGGCCGCGGCGCGCGGGGCCCGCGTGCTGGTGAGCGACTACGATGCCGATGCGCTGGAATTCGTCCGGGCGAGTGCGCGGGCCAACGGACTGCCGGAACCGGCCACGCGACTGGTCGATTGGCGGCAGCGCTATGCGGATCTGAAGCCGTCGCGAATCGTGGCAGCGGACGTGCTGTACGAACGGCGGAACCTGGCGCCGGTGGCGACATTTGTTGCAGCGCACCTGGCCGATGACGGTGAGGCCTGGATCAGTGACGCCCACCGCTCCGTCGCGGACGGGTTCGCGGTGTTGGCCGAGAGCGCCGGGTTGCATGTGGAGGTGCGGCTCGGCGATCGTGACGAACAACGCGCGGGCATCCCGGTGCGCGGAAGGATTTTCGTGTTGCGGCGGGCGTAG
- a CDS encoding hydantoinase/oxoprolinase, translating into MSPACSVRIGIDVGGTFTHAVALDAATRALMGKAKVPTTHSAAEGVARGVVDSLLRLLGDCGLRPDQVLLIAHSTTQATNALLEGDVASVGIVGVAAGPSALLARRQTAIRSIPLAPGRYLRTTHRFLRAEQLSDAAIDTALDQLTDAGAVAIVAAAAFSVDDPAIEEHICARAQARGLPVTATHHVSRLHGLGIRTRTAVINASMIPRMLATANMTEQAVRAAGIQAPVMIMRSDGGVMDIAEMRRRPILTMLSGPAAGVAAALLYAGISDGVFLEVGGTSTDISAIKNGRCRIRSAEIGGQKLHVSTLDVRTVGVAGGSLVYLRDGQIAQVGPRSAHIAGLQYLSFADCPPAALSAAPFEFEGERFLTASAAGEPLAVTPTCASNLLGLVPAEDPARGRSATIAAGFEQLATVVQPAADARTLAARILDLAARAVARIVEGFARDYKLDRSIIRLIGGGGGASAIVPYVAQDLGLPSELVRDADVISAIGVALALVRDSVERTVIEPGEEDIRRIREEAFQSVLRMGAAPDTIEVFVEVDSKRNLLRATAEGSTEIRRHAQDDRVRDTAERAALVTASLPPGPPPECAATAGGFEVWTAPRSVARLWRLLREKRLAVRVLDRRGSIRWASNHADLRTATVATAERELTTLAERYTRYSDAGATIPRCFVLVGGRIIDLSGLCELRQVLEVLRLDLQRYPGQDTCLLLVDR; encoded by the coding sequence GTGTCCCCGGCCTGTTCCGTTCGCATCGGCATCGACGTCGGCGGCACCTTCACGCATGCCGTTGCGCTTGATGCCGCCACGCGCGCCCTCATGGGTAAAGCCAAGGTACCCACCACACACAGTGCCGCCGAGGGTGTCGCGCGGGGGGTCGTGGACAGTCTCCTGAGGTTGCTGGGCGACTGCGGTCTGCGCCCGGACCAGGTTCTACTGATTGCGCATTCGACGACACAAGCCACGAATGCGTTGCTTGAAGGAGATGTCGCGTCGGTTGGCATTGTGGGTGTGGCAGCCGGCCCGAGTGCCCTGCTGGCAAGGCGTCAAACGGCAATTCGATCGATCCCGCTGGCCCCGGGGCGCTACTTGCGGACCACGCACCGCTTCCTGCGCGCTGAACAGCTCTCCGACGCTGCCATCGACACGGCGCTCGACCAACTCACGGACGCCGGCGCCGTCGCCATCGTCGCGGCGGCGGCGTTCAGCGTGGATGACCCCGCCATCGAGGAGCACATTTGCGCCCGCGCACAGGCCCGCGGCTTGCCGGTCACCGCGACGCACCACGTCAGCCGATTGCACGGCCTCGGCATCCGCACCCGCACCGCGGTGATCAATGCCAGCATGATTCCGCGCATGCTTGCGACTGCGAACATGACTGAGCAGGCCGTCCGGGCCGCCGGGATCCAAGCCCCTGTCATGATCATGCGCAGCGACGGTGGCGTGATGGATATCGCTGAGATGCGTCGCCGCCCCATTCTCACAATGCTATCCGGACCGGCCGCGGGCGTGGCGGCCGCACTGCTCTACGCCGGCATTTCCGACGGCGTCTTTCTCGAAGTTGGCGGCACCAGCACCGACATCAGCGCGATCAAAAACGGCCGCTGTCGGATTCGCAGTGCCGAGATCGGCGGCCAGAAGCTGCATGTCAGCACGCTCGACGTGCGTACGGTCGGCGTCGCCGGCGGGTCGCTCGTCTACCTGCGCGATGGTCAAATCGCGCAGGTGGGCCCACGCAGTGCCCACATCGCGGGCCTCCAGTATCTCAGTTTTGCGGATTGTCCCCCCGCGGCGCTGTCCGCCGCCCCGTTCGAGTTCGAGGGCGAGCGTTTCCTGACCGCCTCCGCCGCCGGCGAGCCCCTCGCCGTTACGCCGACGTGTGCCAGCAATCTGCTCGGCCTCGTACCCGCGGAAGATCCCGCCCGCGGCCGATCCGCAACGATCGCGGCCGGCTTCGAGCAGCTCGCGACGGTCGTGCAACCCGCGGCGGACGCGCGCACCCTTGCGGCCCGGATTCTTGATCTGGCAGCACGTGCCGTTGCTCGGATCGTTGAGGGTTTCGCGCGCGACTACAAGCTCGACCGCAGCATCATCCGGCTGATCGGCGGCGGTGGTGGGGCCTCGGCCATCGTGCCTTATGTCGCCCAGGACCTCGGACTGCCGAGTGAACTGGTGCGAGATGCCGACGTGATCAGTGCGATCGGCGTTGCCCTTGCGCTGGTGCGCGATTCCGTCGAGCGCACGGTCATCGAGCCCGGGGAGGAGGACATTCGTCGTATTCGTGAGGAGGCCTTTCAGAGCGTACTGCGCATGGGTGCTGCGCCGGATACGATCGAGGTTTTCGTCGAAGTCGACAGCAAGCGCAACCTGCTGCGCGCCACCGCCGAAGGTTCCACCGAAATACGCCGGCATGCGCAGGATGATCGGGTCCGTGACACAGCCGAGCGGGCAGCGCTCGTGACCGCCAGTCTGCCGCCCGGCCCGCCGCCGGAATGTGCCGCGACCGCCGGCGGGTTCGAAGTCTGGACCGCGCCGCGCTCCGTCGCGCGGCTCTGGCGCCTGTTGCGGGAAAAGCGGCTCGCCGTGCGCGTGCTTGATCGCCGCGGCAGCATCCGGTGGGCCAGCAACCACGCCGATCTGCGTACCGCCACGGTGGCCACCGCGGAGCGCGAGTTGACCACCCTCGCCGAACGGTACACGCGCTATTCAGATGCGGGCGCCACCATTCCCCGTTGCTTCGTTCTGGTCGGTGGCCGCATCATCGATCTCTCCGGCTTATGCGAGTTACGGCAAGTGCTTGAGGTGCTGCGGCTCGACCTGCAACGCTATCCCGGCCAGGACACCTGCCTGTTGCTGGTTGATCGCTGA
- a CDS encoding family 20 glycosylhydrolase has product MSALLTCGNVTAAAAPPTHEQAANPHRRVLEVGHVRVVVEPWQQGVSIFCDGIPISTGSNMVVTTPPWTPHFYLGPDQAAVAGATVAEVEGGLRLTMRHRGRHDAFLAEDVITVTAGRVERVLTGEFTPEEGEALIQWRVASLAPTPIMGRGFRATYPQREPHVGTVPVVAISGDVEPSTVANRFETLEFDTRIGPVRLTVDAPHALICYDFRMNKWADPARPFFWVGDTGTRFRKGTPLRYRFLFELPPPAAATEERAVEHKLTVNTHPAAQTFPLDEPPVLIPRPKEVTCTARDFELGPRGVTVDRALPAFIPADDHPAHGPALVLAEFLRKRVVLKEGGAERLQFRIVPADASRSEEWYKLSVSSDGIELGAQSTAGFFHAVHTLQQLFAERPDGNAIFRGAEVQDWPSLPFRGIHLFSGGRGPETHLRLIEHLLGPLKLNHLVFQCEYIRWDAAPEIHHPRYGMPKDDVRKILAACRRLGIEVTPLVMSLGHCDWMFIHNQNLDLAEDPEAKWAYCVTNPRTYEFIYAIYAEALELFQPKWFHIGHDEFTERGRVPYRESSRPYTAEELFLMDTQRHHEWFAERGVRVMMWGDMLLGPGEAPDAAHAKSVESARRKRDALPKDILIADWHYVTTTPENYRNLEVFRDAGFTPIAATWYRPANITNFARAAYDRGALGLLQTTWAGYSLDPESFERELHQYAAYVLAAEAAWNADNPPSPDEYPAGTFFLDLMGMSALPPANRRGWTADLATATNYDLAAHDAAGWFGLGPDHDLRSVRAGNVRLGGVKFCLSAGAAEGTARGVLFRSRLTRDEALPTQMTFRLEGPTDTLALLLVSGFAAATGEDVGTLSATWDDGTTAELVLRYGEHVFAWNDLNAAPAAPIVWRGRSSSGELAALRAVIWNLPPKSSRLKSLTLHSAAGAGGLLLLGITGLEHAQP; this is encoded by the coding sequence ATGAGTGCGCTGCTGACGTGCGGCAATGTGACAGCCGCAGCAGCCCCACCCACCCATGAGCAGGCCGCGAATCCCCACCGGCGGGTGCTCGAAGTCGGCCATGTGCGCGTCGTCGTCGAGCCCTGGCAACAGGGTGTCAGTATTTTCTGCGACGGCATCCCGATCAGCACCGGCAGCAACATGGTCGTGACCACCCCGCCCTGGACTCCCCACTTTTATCTCGGTCCGGATCAAGCCGCGGTCGCGGGTGCCACCGTTGCAGAGGTTGAAGGCGGGCTGCGGCTCACGATGCGACACCGCGGACGACACGATGCGTTCCTCGCTGAGGATGTCATCACGGTGACCGCCGGTCGCGTCGAGCGTGTCTTGACCGGCGAGTTCACTCCGGAAGAGGGCGAAGCCCTGATCCAGTGGCGGGTTGCCTCCCTCGCACCCACGCCTATCATGGGACGGGGCTTTCGGGCGACCTATCCGCAGCGTGAGCCGCACGTCGGCACGGTGCCCGTTGTCGCGATCAGCGGTGACGTCGAGCCGTCCACGGTTGCGAACCGCTTCGAGACACTCGAATTCGACACGCGTATCGGCCCAGTCCGTCTGACCGTAGATGCGCCGCATGCGCTCATCTGTTACGACTTCCGAATGAACAAGTGGGCGGACCCCGCCCGACCGTTCTTCTGGGTCGGCGACACGGGGACGCGCTTCCGCAAAGGGACGCCGCTCCGCTACCGTTTTCTTTTTGAGCTGCCGCCGCCCGCGGCCGCCACGGAGGAGCGCGCCGTGGAGCACAAGCTAACGGTGAATACACACCCTGCGGCGCAGACCTTCCCATTGGACGAACCACCGGTGCTGATTCCTCGGCCGAAGGAGGTCACCTGCACCGCGCGCGACTTCGAGCTGGGTCCCCGGGGGGTCACGGTGGACCGTGCCCTGCCGGCGTTCATTCCGGCTGATGACCATCCGGCACACGGTCCGGCGCTGGTGCTGGCGGAATTCCTGCGGAAACGGGTGGTGTTGAAGGAAGGTGGTGCCGAGCGGTTGCAATTTCGTATTGTGCCGGCCGACGCTTCCCGGAGTGAAGAATGGTACAAACTTTCGGTCAGTTCCGACGGAATTGAGCTGGGTGCGCAAAGTACGGCCGGCTTCTTCCACGCCGTGCACACCTTGCAGCAACTCTTCGCGGAACGGCCCGATGGCAACGCGATCTTCCGCGGTGCAGAGGTGCAGGACTGGCCGTCGCTGCCGTTCCGCGGCATCCATCTCTTCAGCGGCGGCCGGGGTCCGGAGACCCACCTGCGGTTGATCGAGCACCTGCTTGGGCCGCTCAAGCTCAATCACCTCGTCTTCCAGTGCGAGTACATCCGCTGGGACGCTGCGCCGGAGATTCATCATCCGCGCTATGGCATGCCGAAGGATGATGTTCGCAAGATCCTGGCGGCGTGTCGTCGGCTCGGGATCGAGGTTACTCCACTCGTCATGTCCCTGGGGCATTGCGACTGGATGTTCATTCACAACCAAAACCTCGACCTTGCCGAGGATCCCGAAGCGAAGTGGGCCTACTGCGTGACCAACCCGCGGACCTATGAGTTCATCTACGCGATCTATGCCGAGGCGCTGGAGCTGTTTCAGCCGAAGTGGTTTCATATCGGGCATGATGAGTTCACCGAGCGCGGCCGTGTTCCGTATCGCGAGTCAAGCAGACCCTATACAGCTGAAGAACTGTTCCTGATGGACACCCAGCGTCATCATGAGTGGTTCGCCGAGCGGGGCGTGCGGGTCATGATGTGGGGCGACATGCTTCTCGGGCCGGGTGAGGCGCCGGATGCCGCCCACGCGAAAAGCGTCGAGAGCGCCCGGCGCAAGCGGGACGCCTTGCCGAAAGACATCCTGATTGCCGATTGGCACTACGTCACGACAACACCGGAGAACTACCGCAACCTCGAGGTATTTCGGGACGCCGGCTTCACGCCGATCGCCGCGACGTGGTATCGACCTGCGAACATCACGAATTTTGCACGGGCCGCCTACGACCGCGGCGCGCTGGGGTTGCTTCAAACGACCTGGGCGGGTTACTCCCTCGATCCGGAGAGTTTCGAGCGTGAGTTGCACCAATACGCCGCGTATGTGTTGGCGGCCGAAGCCGCCTGGAACGCCGACAACCCCCCGTCTCCCGACGAATACCCCGCCGGTACCTTTTTTCTCGACCTGATGGGTATGAGCGCGCTGCCGCCGGCCAACCGCCGTGGCTGGACCGCGGACCTCGCGACAGCCACCAATTACGATCTCGCCGCGCACGATGCCGCCGGCTGGTTCGGGTTGGGGCCGGATCACGATCTGCGCTCCGTGCGAGCTGGGAATGTGCGGCTCGGAGGTGTGAAGTTCTGTCTGTCAGCCGGTGCGGCAGAAGGCACCGCCCGGGGCGTGCTTTTTCGCAGCCGCCTCACGCGCGACGAAGCGCTGCCGACCCAGATGACCTTCCGCCTGGAAGGGCCGACCGATACACTTGCGTTGCTGCTGGTGTCCGGATTCGCAGCGGCCACGGGGGAGGACGTCGGAACCCTTTCTGCGACATGGGACGATGGTACGACGGCCGAGCTTGTGCTGCGCTATGGTGAACACGTCTTTGCCTGGAACGATCTCAACGCCGCTCCCGCCGCGCCGATTGTGTGGCGTGGGCGCTCCTCGTCCGGCGAGCTGGCCGCCCTGCGGGCCGTCATCTGGAACCTGCCGCCGAAGAGCAGTCGGCTGAAGTCGCTCACCCTGCACAGCGCTGCCGGCGCCGGGGGGCTGTTGCTGCTTGGAATCACCGGTCTGGAGCATGCCCAGCCCTGA
- a CDS encoding type II secretion system protein codes for MTRRGRGFTLIELLVVVAIIALLISILLPALKQARDQAKKAVCSANLRSIAQATISYTLDNRDRVPVHQGPEPDYVYVRNSSTIQALGNEWHLGELLMPYMNMDPPVRGNAGLKFRDEDLALSARNGKIFYCPQTGNANGATANFPTWGNPSTFGSFMDYAQFWGWIGPSSMRIGGKLQALTADGFYRVLDDDQNVLPGDPNNPSDQWALYELPFSAARLDHRRVPNSSSEVPMYGDYLASFNRLAPQIRTDFQAQRLLPEAGNHPWTGHTPGSSLRVQGGNFAYVDGHVEWRTQRQVRPRLLIDRAFTGGSNRPTYWW; via the coding sequence ATGACGCGACGTGGACGCGGGTTCACGCTGATCGAGTTGCTGGTGGTGGTGGCCATCATCGCACTCCTCATCTCCATCCTGCTGCCAGCTCTGAAACAAGCCCGCGATCAGGCCAAGAAAGCGGTCTGCTCGGCGAACCTGCGTAGCATCGCGCAGGCGACCATCAGTTACACGCTCGACAATCGGGATCGGGTCCCCGTGCACCAGGGCCCGGAGCCGGATTACGTCTATGTTCGCAACTCTTCAACGATCCAGGCACTCGGCAACGAGTGGCACCTGGGTGAACTGCTGATGCCCTACATGAACATGGATCCACCCGTGCGCGGCAACGCGGGGTTGAAATTTCGGGATGAAGATCTTGCGCTGTCGGCGCGCAATGGCAAAATCTTCTACTGCCCGCAGACCGGCAACGCGAACGGGGCAACGGCGAACTTCCCGACGTGGGGTAATCCGTCCACCTTCGGCAGCTTCATGGACTACGCACAATTCTGGGGCTGGATCGGCCCCTCGTCCATGCGCATCGGCGGCAAGCTGCAGGCGCTGACGGCTGACGGATTCTACCGCGTGCTGGATGACGATCAGAACGTCCTGCCGGGCGATCCCAACAATCCGAGTGATCAGTGGGCGCTGTACGAACTGCCTTTCAGCGCGGCGCGCCTCGATCATCGTCGCGTGCCCAACAGCAGCAGCGAAGTCCCGATGTACGGCGACTACCTCGCCAGTTTCAACCGCCTGGCGCCGCAGATCCGAACGGATTTTCAAGCCCAGCGCCTGCTGCCCGAAGCGGGCAACCACCCCTGGACCGGCCACACTCCCGGGAGCAGTCTGCGGGTGCAGGGCGGCAATTTCGCTTATGTCGATGGTCACGTCGAGTGGCGCACGCAGCGGCAGGTCCGGCCACGACTGCTTATTGATCGGGCCTTTACGGGCGGCTCAAACCGGCCGACCTACTGGTGGTAG
- a CDS encoding GntR family transcriptional regulator, giving the protein MSSVLTLPKVDERDPTPKYLQAREILVRAIRGGVLTPGAKLPSTKELSSLIDISLITAHKALEGLVETGWLRREVGRGTYVRDDLDPAHWHETSIGIGLLLDQAVNIDDYYHSTIINRLRREAQMDTRRVDFSFLDRPTPARNRRDIGAIWFHPPLDARLEVERYARQAPLVVLGGTVPDVPAAAVDCDNVSGAKAAIRHLLELGHRRFMVLSGPMVLSNSRDRAVGALDELAAAGLSVSPVDQPISLDSVVLDESTRAQVENRLRASDGPTAVLAGGFYLALAVMQLARRAWRSIPTDLSLVGFDDPQSAPLLDPPLTTVRQPLGEMAAQAYRLICEAIANRRSVAGTACTLPTELVVRGSTGPVLHER; this is encoded by the coding sequence ATGAGCAGCGTGCTGACGCTTCCAAAGGTCGATGAACGCGATCCGACGCCCAAATACCTGCAGGCGCGGGAAATTCTGGTGCGCGCGATTCGGGGGGGCGTGCTGACGCCGGGGGCAAAGCTGCCTTCCACCAAGGAATTGAGCTCCCTGATCGACATCAGTCTGATTACGGCCCACAAGGCGCTCGAGGGGCTGGTGGAAACCGGCTGGTTGCGGCGCGAGGTGGGGCGTGGCACCTACGTACGTGACGACCTTGATCCCGCCCATTGGCACGAGACGTCGATCGGTATCGGGTTGCTTCTGGACCAGGCCGTCAACATCGACGACTACTACCACAGCACGATCATCAATCGCCTGCGGCGCGAAGCCCAGATGGACACACGGCGCGTGGATTTCTCCTTTCTCGATCGGCCGACCCCAGCGCGCAACCGGCGCGATATCGGGGCGATCTGGTTCCACCCGCCCCTCGACGCACGGCTTGAGGTTGAAAGATATGCGCGGCAGGCCCCGCTCGTCGTACTGGGCGGCACGGTGCCAGACGTGCCCGCAGCGGCCGTAGACTGCGACAACGTCAGCGGCGCGAAGGCGGCGATCCGGCACTTGCTCGAATTGGGCCATCGGCGATTCATGGTCCTGTCCGGACCCATGGTGCTGAGCAATTCACGCGACCGCGCGGTAGGGGCGCTGGATGAGCTGGCGGCCGCGGGGCTCTCCGTATCGCCCGTTGATCAGCCGATCTCGCTGGACAGCGTGGTGCTCGACGAGTCGACGCGCGCCCAGGTGGAAAACCGGCTGCGCGCGAGCGATGGTCCCACGGCCGTACTCGCGGGTGGTTTCTACCTCGCGCTGGCGGTGATGCAGTTGGCCCGACGCGCGTGGCGCAGCATTCCGACCGACCTATCCCTGGTTGGATTCGACGATCCCCAATCGGCACCACTGCTCGACCCCCCCCTGACAACTGTCCGACAGCCGCTCGGCGAAATGGCCGCACAGGCCTACCGGCTGATCTGCGAGGCGATTGCGAATCGCCGTTCGGTAGCGGGCACGGCCTGCACACTGCCGACCGAACTGGTGGTGCGCGGCTCAACCGGCCCAGTACTCCACGAGCGGTAG